From one Brachypodium distachyon strain Bd21 chromosome 4, Brachypodium_distachyon_v3.0, whole genome shotgun sequence genomic stretch:
- the LOC100828329 gene encoding cysteine-rich receptor-like protein kinase 40 — MASHSSKPSTLPKDFPLDYLRKITDEFSSDRIIHQGATGTVYKGIGPDGEVIAVKRLSSKEISEKLFQAEVQNLVALHHQNIVSLIGYSHESELKVVERDGKYIVDEITEALLCFEYVPQGRLVDHMFGESHKLEWETCFKIIKGICQGLRFLHSMPIVHMDLQPANILLDNNMVPKIADFGLSRFFGQEQTRMITQNVVGAHGYMAPEYLYRGEISCQSDIYSLGLLIMEITMAEKNCPTTRDHSAEEFIKNVRETWTDQQHIASKYSSVDVNCLQEIKLCITVGLECVEYDRMKRPSIEKVIDKLHG, encoded by the exons ATGGCCAGTCACTCGAGCAAGCCGAGCACTCTGCCCAAGGACTTCCCGTTAGATTATTTGAGGAAGATCACTGATGAGTTCTCTTCTGATCGAATCATACATCAAGGTGCAACTGGAACGGTTTATAAG GGAATAGGGCCAGACGGGGAAGTGATTGCTGTGAAGAGGCTTAGTAGTAAGGAGATCTCCGAGAAACTATTTCAAGCTGAGGTTCAGAATCTTGTGGCGCTCCATCATCAAAATATTGTGAGTTTAATTGGCTACAGCCATGAGTCAGAACTGAAAGTGGTGGAGCGGGACGGGAAATATATTGTTGATGAAATAACTGAAGCATTACTGTGCTTTGAATATGTACCACAGGGAAGGCTTGTCGACCATATGTTTG GTGAATCTCATAAATTGGAGTGGGAGACATGCTTCAAAATAATCAAGGGGATCTGCCAGGGCTTACGTTTCTTGCACAGTATGCCAATTGTTCATATGGATCTTCAACCAGCGAATATATTGTTGGATAATAACATGGTACCCAAAATTGCGGATTTTGGTCTCTCAAGATTCTTCGGTCAAGAACAAACACGGATGATCACGCAAAATGTCGTGGGAGCACA TGGATACATGGCTCCGGAGTATCTATATAGAGGTGAAATCTCATGTCAGTCAGACATATATAGTTTGGGCCTACTAATCATGGAAATTACCATGGCGGAAAAAAATTGCCCCACCACACGTGACCATTCTGCGGAGGAATTCATTAAAAAT GTTCGTGAAACGTGGACAGATCAACAGCACATTGCATCCAAGTATTCATCAGTCGATGTGAATTGCCTCCAAGAAATAAAACTATGCATCACGGTTGGGCTGGAATGTGTGGAATATGATCGGATGAAAAGACCTTCTATTGAGAAAGTTATTGACAAGCTTCATGGATAA
- the LOC112272465 gene encoding uncharacterized protein LOC112272465 translates to MQDDAVVTLDLEHQTVHPRPVSHDDLNKIIDLAKRIEEAVYTVEQNEDVCDQIGRRASSVVAMLSWFTSTKMTLPLGAMEEILGDALRLVTACSQGKNSSTCLIFPAGKKLSRELRQVDLNMRLMNQYIVDQMGVANDAPKTITPQYLYGTEMVQDPELVGSSPSGHFIVDTRGRYEVNAKEVSRDAPPFSVGFKFFSLSELETATNNFSEENLIGKSVYAVVYKGELLDGRVVVVKRYEPAGTRFPENYAHIFSVPLVHSNLAGFVGIHQKVTKQLLPRNGRYVAVDVHNSLVVEEFMPNGSLQRFIDGRSPQMQDWPSTFRIIRGIAEGVAYLHSNHVIHLDLKPQRIFLDSNMNPKIRGFEISKKLEQDQTEARTDDLVGTRHYMAPEYVRSGVVSVKNDTYAFGVLLLATVSGISKSGLQEDPLHWASSNKAWEAQDDLSDPSLYSQPELNEIKRCIEIGLACTQVNQNQRPTMPEVIEMLNSGEKLPSLERNKDDDAPETSVKATPFSFSALEIATNNFSKDNLIAKGRVATIYKGILPHGVVVAIKIFSGPLGKKILKQYLDVSNELHQHGPHKNVVRLLGYCDEQDRETVVEEYMPSRSLSKIMDESPHKLDLNWAARFQIILGIAHGVHHLHAKGILHFDLTPANIVIFDERMNPKICDFGLSKMLNEPDSETGTEGFAAGSKAPEYNGGIISVKNDVYSFGDLLRTFCGMSRPGPPKDLDDLARVVQEARRMKEFFDPSSCKQSELKQIKRCMDIALLCTQMEPRDRPTMKRTLRLLSSNRKVPAPRRNKASSSKKRYRAL, encoded by the exons ATGCAGGACGATGCAGTGGTCACCCTGGACCTGGAGCATCAAACGGTCCATCCACGTCCAGTGAGCCATGATGATCTTAATAAGATTATCGATCTTGCGAAAAGGATCGAGGAGGCAGTGTACACAGTCGAGCAGAACGAGGACGTCTGCGATCAGATTGGGCGGCGCGCGAGCAGCGTTGTGGCCATGCTTTCGTGGTTTACCAGCACCAAGATGACCCTGCCGCTGGGGGCAATGGAAGAGATCCTCGGCGACGCACTCCGACTCGTCACGGCCTGCAGCCAAGGGAAGAACAGCAGCACGTGCCTAATCTTCCCGGCCGGAAAGAAGCTGTCCAGAGAGCTGCGTCAGGTGGACCTAAATATGCGTCTGATGAACCAGTATATCGTGGATCAAATGGGGGTTGCCAACGATGCCCCGAAAACCATCACACCACAATATCTCTATGGGACAGAGATGGTACAG GATCCAGAATTGGTGGGGAGCTCACCTAGCGGTCACTTCATCGTTGATACTAG AGGTAGATATGAAGTAAATGCTAAGGAAGTAAGCAGGGATGCCCCTCCATTCTCAG TTGGCTTCAAATTTTTCAGTTTATCCGAGTTGGAGACAGCTACAAATAACTTTTCCGAGGAAAACTTGATTGGAAAAAGTGTCTATGCTGTGGTCTACAAG GGTGAATTACTGGATGgacgcgtcgtcgtcgtcaagAGATATGAACCGGCCGGAACGAGATTCCCAGAGAATTATGCGCACATATTTTCAGTGCCGCTCGTGCACAGTAATTTAGCTGGATTTGTGGGAATTCACCAAAAAGTCACAAAGCAATTATTGCCGCGCAACGGCCGATACGTGGCAGTTGATGTTCATAACTCGTTGGTGGTGGAAGAGTTCATGCCCAACGGAAGCTTGCAGCGTTTCATCGATG GACGGTCGCCGCAGATGCAGGACTGGCCTTCCACGTTCCGGATAATTCGCGGGATAGCAGAGGGCGTAGCATACCTCCACTCTAACCACGTTATCCATTTGGATTTGAAACCACAGAGAATCTTCCTAGACTCCAATATGAATCCAAAGATACGTGGTTTCGAGATATCAAAAAAACTGGAACAAGACCAAACTGAAGCGAGGACGGACGACTTGGTGGGCACACG GCACTACATGGCTCCGGAATACGTGCGAAGTGGTGTTGTGTCGGTGAAGAATGACACCTACGCTTTCGGCGTTCTCCTCCTAGCAACCGTTAGCGGGATAAGCAAGTCAGGGCTTCAGGAAGATCCACTTCATTGg GCTTCTTCTAATAAGGCGTGGGAAGCTCAGGACGATCTATCTGATCCTTCACTGTATAGCCAGCCTGAACTAAACGAGATAAAAAGATGCATCGAGATCGGACTGGCGTGCACCCAAGTGAACCAGAACCAACGGCCCACCATGCCAGAGGTTATAGAGATGCTAAACAGCGGGGAAAAGTTACCCTCCCTAGAACGCAACAAG GATGATGATGCTCCCGAAACATCCG TTAAAGCGACACCTTTCAGTTTCTCTGCGCTGGAGATCGCTACAAACAACTTCTCAAAAGATAATTTGATTGCCAAAGGTCGTGTCGCAACAATCTACAAG GGTATATTACCTCATGGAGTCGTGGTTGCCATCAAGATATTTTCTGGTCCACTCGGAAAGAAAATCCTAAAGCAGTATCTCGACGTTTCTAATGAGCTGCATCAGCACGGACCACACAAGAATGTTGTTCGACTTCTGGGATATTGCGATGAACAGGATCGTGAGACGGTGGTGGAAGAGTACATGCCCAGCAGAAGCTTGTCCAAGATCATGGACG AGTCGCCGCACAAGCTGGATCTAAACTGGGCCGCTAGATTCCAAATAATCCTGGGGATAGCACATGGCGTACATCATCTCCACGCCAAGGGCATTCTCCATTTTGATTTGACTCCAGCCAACATCGTGATTTTCGATGAACGCATGAATCCAAAGATCTGTGATTTTGGGCTATCTAAAATGCTAAATGAGCCTGACTCTGAAACAGGAACAGAAGGGTTTGCAGC AGGCTCGAAGGCTCCAGAATACAATGGTGGTATAATATCGGTGAAGAATGATGTCTACAGTTTTGGTGATCTCCTTCGTACCTTTTGCGGAATGAGCAGGCCTGGACCTCCCAAAGATTTGGATGATCTG GCTAGGGTGGTACAGGAAGCTCGAAGGATGAAAGAGTTTTTTGATCCTTCGTCTTGTAAGCAGTCTGAGCTAAAGCAGATAAAAAGATGCATGGATATTGCGCTGCTCTGCACCCAAATGGAGCCGAGAGACCGGCCCACCATGAAGCGTACTCTCAGATTGCTAAGCAGCAACAGAAAGGTACCGGCCCCACGACGCAACAAGGCTTCGTCGAGCAAGAAAAGATATAGAGCATTATAA
- the LOC100828936 gene encoding uncharacterized protein LOC100828936 isoform X2 — protein sequence MEGMVRHRTMEVNGISMHVAETGPEVDAKGTVLFVHGFPELWYSWRHQMEHLAARGYRCVAPDLRGYGGTSAPSDIASYTAFHIVGDLIALLDALGLAKVFVLGHDWGALIAWYLCVFRPERVTALVNTSVTFMRSIMIRTGPGFVKPTDYFNSTYGPKFYMCRFQVPGVAEKQFAAANAKHLVRQVLCHCFSHGVACEENMDDDPSSTKLPSWLTEADVDYFGAAFEKTGFTGAINYYRNLDRNCELAAPWSDAKVRVPTKFIVGTGDIAYNFLGIQDYLHNGGFKEDVPLLEELVVIPGAGHFVQQEKAQEVSDHIYDFITKF from the exons ATGGAGGGAATGGTGAGGCACCGTACCATGGAGGTAAATGGTATCTCGATGCATGTCGCGGAGACCGGCCCCGAGGTGGATGCCAAGGGGACGGTGCTGTTCGTGCACGGTTTCCCGGAGCTGTGGTACTCGTGGCGCCACCAGATGGAGCACCTGGCGGCACGCGGCTACCGCTGCGTCGCCCCCGACCTCCGTGGCTATGGTGGCACCTCTGCACCGTCCGACATCGCCTCCTACACCGCCTTCCACATCGTTGGTGACCTCATCGCGCTCCTCGATGCCCTCGGCCTTGCAAAG GTGTTCGTGTTGGGGCATGACTGGGGCGCGCTGATTGCATGGTACCTGTGCGTGTTCCGTCCGGAGCGTGTGACGGCGCTCGTCAACACCAGCGTCACCTTCATGCGCAGCATCATGATCCGCACGGGCCCTGGCTTCGTGAAGCCCACTGACTACTTCAACAGCACCTATGGGCCAAAGTTCTACATGTGCCGTTTTCAG GTACCCGGGGTGGCAGAGAAACAGTTCGCGGCGGCCAATGCCAAGCACCTTGTGCGGCAGGTTCTTTGCCACTGTTTCAGCCATGGGGTGGCCTGCGAGGAGAACATGGACGACGACCCGTCTTCCACGAAGCTCCCTTCCTGGCTCACCGAGGCCGACGTGGACTACTTCGGCGCCGCCTTCGAGAAGACCGGCTTCACCGGCGCCATCAACTACTACCGCAACCTGGACAGGAACTGCGAGCTGGCGGCGCCCTGGTCGGACGCCAAGGTGCGGGTGCCGACCAAGTTCATTGTGGGGACCGGGGACATCGCCTACAACTTCCTGGGGATCCAGGACTACCTGCACAATGGCGGGTTCAAGGAGGACGTGCCGCTGCTGGAGGAGCTGGTGGTCATCCCCGGAGCCGGCCACTTTGTGCAGCAGGAGAAGGCGCAGGAGGTCAGCGACCACATCTATGACTTCATCACCAAGTTCTGA
- the LOC100828936 gene encoding uncharacterized protein LOC100828936 isoform X1 yields MEGMVRHRTMEVNGISMHVAETGPEVDAKGTVLFVHGFPELWYSWRHQMEHLAARGYRCVAPDLRGYGGTSAPSDIASYTAFHIVGDLIALLDALGLAKQVFVLGHDWGALIAWYLCVFRPERVTALVNTSVTFMRSIMIRTGPGFVKPTDYFNSTYGPKFYMCRFQVPGVAEKQFAAANAKHLVRQVLCHCFSHGVACEENMDDDPSSTKLPSWLTEADVDYFGAAFEKTGFTGAINYYRNLDRNCELAAPWSDAKVRVPTKFIVGTGDIAYNFLGIQDYLHNGGFKEDVPLLEELVVIPGAGHFVQQEKAQEVSDHIYDFITKF; encoded by the exons ATGGAGGGAATGGTGAGGCACCGTACCATGGAGGTAAATGGTATCTCGATGCATGTCGCGGAGACCGGCCCCGAGGTGGATGCCAAGGGGACGGTGCTGTTCGTGCACGGTTTCCCGGAGCTGTGGTACTCGTGGCGCCACCAGATGGAGCACCTGGCGGCACGCGGCTACCGCTGCGTCGCCCCCGACCTCCGTGGCTATGGTGGCACCTCTGCACCGTCCGACATCGCCTCCTACACCGCCTTCCACATCGTTGGTGACCTCATCGCGCTCCTCGATGCCCTCGGCCTTGCAAAG CAGGTGTTCGTGTTGGGGCATGACTGGGGCGCGCTGATTGCATGGTACCTGTGCGTGTTCCGTCCGGAGCGTGTGACGGCGCTCGTCAACACCAGCGTCACCTTCATGCGCAGCATCATGATCCGCACGGGCCCTGGCTTCGTGAAGCCCACTGACTACTTCAACAGCACCTATGGGCCAAAGTTCTACATGTGCCGTTTTCAG GTACCCGGGGTGGCAGAGAAACAGTTCGCGGCGGCCAATGCCAAGCACCTTGTGCGGCAGGTTCTTTGCCACTGTTTCAGCCATGGGGTGGCCTGCGAGGAGAACATGGACGACGACCCGTCTTCCACGAAGCTCCCTTCCTGGCTCACCGAGGCCGACGTGGACTACTTCGGCGCCGCCTTCGAGAAGACCGGCTTCACCGGCGCCATCAACTACTACCGCAACCTGGACAGGAACTGCGAGCTGGCGGCGCCCTGGTCGGACGCCAAGGTGCGGGTGCCGACCAAGTTCATTGTGGGGACCGGGGACATCGCCTACAACTTCCTGGGGATCCAGGACTACCTGCACAATGGCGGGTTCAAGGAGGACGTGCCGCTGCTGGAGGAGCTGGTGGTCATCCCCGGAGCCGGCCACTTTGTGCAGCAGGAGAAGGCGCAGGAGGTCAGCGACCACATCTATGACTTCATCACCAAGTTCTGA